A window from Scleropages formosus chromosome 17, fSclFor1.1, whole genome shotgun sequence encodes these proteins:
- the arrdc1a gene encoding arrestin domain-containing protein 1a: protein MGKLQEFGISFTNNKTVYSPGESISGSVRIVLGQPLQCKAVKVNCLGTCGVSSRMNDTTWDLQEQYFSSTLSLADKGTLTKGEHSLPFQFLIPVSAPTSYEGAFGKIVYRLKATIDTPRFSKDYETQMVFFLLRHLNLNEVAHIEQPSSAQTTKKFTYLLVKTGTIVLKAQSDMRGYTPGQVIKLTAHIQNMSGKDTGYMVASLMQKVTYKTKRPTCDERMVAEVEGAGVKAGKNVEWKEQIIVPALPQSGLAGCNLITIDYFVQVSVKSPEVSVRLPIYIGNIPVSCTPRTPVQPVLPTPAPCTTPAPVPLPRSRSHGVAPTAPPAEEAVSLVAAGIATQEVSTKNHSQQDPWGCQPVMSPSSFTHTPSQVCTQAQLQRGTSATSGPLSHVSTGPTAPIFSEGNSTPVRTVSPLILPPEYSTAGYPQEPPPTYEESCDSNGGSGINAGGGPASRQREMSRR from the exons CTGTCAAGGTGAACTGCCTGGGCACCTGCGGCGTGTCCAGCCGGATGAATGACACCACCTGGGACCTGCAGGAGCAGTACTTCAGCAGCACGCTGTCATTGGCGGATAAAG GCACGTTAACAAAAGGAGAACATAGTCTTCCATTTCAGTTTCTCATTCCAG TTTCTGCTCCAACGTCCTATGAGGGGGCATTTGGAAAGATTGTTTACAGACTGAAAGCCACCATAGACACTCCTCGCTTTTCTAAGGACTACGAGACCCAGATGGTCTTCTTCCTGCTCAGGCACCTCAACCTCAACGAAGTGGCTCACATTGAG CAACCCAGCTCGGCTCAGACAACAAAGAAGTTCACGTATCTTCTGGTGAAGACGGGGACGATCGTGTTAAAGGCTCAGAGTGACATGCGAGGCTACACTCCTGGCCAGGTCATCAAACTGACTGCTCATATTCAAAACATGTCTGGCAAGGACACGGGCTACATGGTAGCCAGTCTCATGCAG AAAGTGACTTACAAGACTAAGCGTCCCACCTGTGATGAGAGAATGGTCGCGGAAGTGGAGGGCGCAGGGGTCAAAGCGGGCAAGAACGTCGAGTGGAAGGAGCAGATCATTGTGCCAGCCCTCCCCCAGTCAGGGCTCGCGGGCTGTAATCTCATCACTATAGACTACTTCGTCCAG GTGTCTGTAAAATCACCTGAGGTGTCAGTAAGACTTCCCATCTATATTGGAAACATACCAGTCTCCTGCACCCCCAGGACTCCCGTGCAACCAGTCCTACCCACCCCGGCCCCATGCACGACACCAGCCCCAGTTCCACTGCCCAGGTCCAGGTCCCATGGGGTGGCTcccactgccccccccgccGAAGAAGCAGTATCTTTAGTAGCAGCGGGTATCGCCACGCAGGAAGTCTCCACCAAGAACCACTCCCAGCAAGACCCCTGGGGCTGCCAACCGGTCATGTCACCcagctctttcacacacacacccagtcaGGTTTGCACTCAAGCCCAGCTGCAACGTGGCACCTCAGCCACCTCTGGGCCCTTGTCCCACGTGTCCACGGGACCCACCGCGCCAATCTTCTCCGAAGGGAATTCCACACCCGTCCGCACTGTGAGCCCACTCATCCTGCCTCCGGAGTACAGCACCGCGGGGTACCCACAAG AGCCCCCTCCCACGTATGAAGAGAGTTGCGACAGCAACGGTGGTTCTGGCATCAACGCAGGAGGGGGACCGGCAAGCCGGCAGCGAGAAATGAGCCGTAGATGA